The genomic segment TTTTTCACAGCACCATAATATCTTAACACAAAGAACCAAGCATTGCAAGGGATTTGAGCAAGCTTTTTAGTTTTTTTATTTGAAAGCGTTCCCCTTTCTTATTGAGCTTTTACTATCTTCTGAAAAAGCAAGAGATTAAATATAGAAATCTTTATTAGTCGTAAGTACCAACACAAAAAAATCAAGTCTCATTTAAAATGAGGCTTGACATTTACAAATCATTTTTTCTTTAATCTGAATAAGTAGAATTGCTTGGATAAGAAGACAATCTGCCCCTTCCACGCTTAAAGTCAGTTTGTTTCCTACATGCTTAGTTGAAAGGCTTGCACAGATTTTTAACTACTAGGATAAATCGAATGATCAATACAAACTTGCACTTCCCCATGCACTAAGAATTTACTTGTGCTTTACAGGCCCATCCGCTGCTTTTGTGACAGCCTTTTGAATTTCCTGCGCATAGAGTCGACCACCTGCAGCAATTGTGTCGGCATCTTCTCCAAAGTGGATATGATCACTACCTACCCAGATTTCTGGGTGCTGCTTGGCAGTAGTGTTCCAATCGGCAATGGTGACGTAAGCATATTTCTTGGCTAACTCTCTGGCATATTGCGCATGTTTTTCGGCGACAGGATTGTCATATTTGTCTGAATTACCATCGTAAGGAGTTACCAGAATAAGCCGATGTCCCTTCGGTAAGGTCTTGACCAACTCATTCAGTTCTTCTTCGTAGTTAAAGACAATATTAACACCGGTTGCTACCACGACGGTCTTGAGCAAGCCGCCAGCTGCGGCATTATTGCTCATAATTTCGCGAGCCTGAGCTGTATTGCGACTGCCTTGAGCATCGACTTGTGCATCCGGCAGGACTTCCTTCAGCGGAGTACTAGCCCGTAAGGTAACGGAGTCACCAATAATCGTCACACCATCTGCAATATTGTAACTACTAGCTTCTCCTTTTTCTGCAAGACTTTTAGTCCGATTTAGCTTGGTGTCAGCCTGATGAAGACCATTGACTAGCATATCTGTCTCAAATGCCCCAATCTTCGGAGCAAGTCCGATAGCCAGCAGGCTGATAAGAAGCAAACCTACGGAACTCATTGCCAAGACCTTTTTCAACTGCGTAAAATGCAAGTCCCAACCGAGAAAAGCAGGGGATTTCCCAGCAATGATTGGCTCAATAACATAAAAGGACAGTCCAGCAAAAGCAAGAGAAAGAAGACTTGTTAACATCACCGCAGGCAGATTGCCCATCAGCTGTGAAAAAATCGTGTAGAAAGGCCAATGGAAAAGATAGACTCCATAACTCGTATCAGCAATCACTGTCAAAACTAGTGGTTCTTTTAGGTCAGGAGTCTTCTCATGCAAGATCCGTGTAGCCAATATCATAGCCGCCGCTGACAAACTAGCCAAAAGAAAACCAAGCAAATAGGTAAAAAGCGAATCAAACTTGACCCAAAGCATCATCACGCCTAAGAGACCCGCTCCCGCCGCAAAGACCAGACAAGCCTCTCGCAAAGACCAGGAGCGAATTATTTTCTTTAACAGGCCTGTCATCTGTTTGATACCGGTCAAGGTCGCTAGGATACTGCCGACAAAGAAAGGATAAATGTGAGTCCAGGTCGAGAAATAAAGCTCCGAAAAACTGAGTCCTAAAAGGCTGCCAATAAACATACTGAGAAAGCTGATAAGCAAACCAAACGAAGACAGCAAAAAGATACTGCCCCTCAGCTGACCGGCTGTTTTGCAATATTGAGCTAGGAACCAGATGGCCAGTCCCCAAAGTAGATAATAATGAACCTCTACAGCCAGACTCCAGTTATGGACAAATAAATGCGGAATAAACTGAGCCTCGTAGCTTCCGCCCGTCATCATTTCGTAAAAGTTAGTCACAAATCCCATGACTGCTGCAACCTGCGTTCCAATACCGGCTACAAAATCCCGCCGAATCAAAAAGGTAAAGGGCATGACCACCAATACCATGACGATGACAGGGGGAACAATCCGATAAAAACGCCGTCGAAAGAAGGCTAGAAGCTCTATTTTTTTACTCTGAGAAAACTCATCAATCAAGAGCGCTGTAATCAGAAAACCTGAAAAGGTAAAAAAGACATCAACACCGAGAAATCCCCCAGGAAATAATTTTTGAAAAAAGTGATACAAGAGAACCAGCAATAAGCCTGTCACTCGAACCATTGAAAACCATTTGATACGCATATTTCTCCTAAATCCTTTTCACTACTGCTACAGACCGACCAACTCCCGCAAGCCTACATCACTGCTGAGTCAAGCAAGCCAAAAATTCTGTTAATTGCTGCATTTAGCAACGTTGCTATAAAATCTATTTTATTCTATTTTACCAAAAAATAAGCCAAAAAAACAAAAGACCTGGAATTTTATTTTCCAAGTCCATTGCTTATTTTATCTATTCCAAAGCCCTCTTCAGTCTGGCTGATGAGAAAATCAGCCTCTTCCTGATACATTTTATAGTAGTGTTCATATTGCTGGCGGCGGCTGGTGTGCACTTGCCGAATCCAGTGCACATCGCGACCTCGAACGGCTGTATCTCGAGCCAAGCGGCGCTCCAGCTCTGTCCCCTCATCTGTGTGAAAGCAAATAGATAAATCAAACAGATTCTTTGGTAAAAAAGCTGCTGACATGCCTTCTACTATTAAAATCGGCTTTTGAGCTGACAAGCGGAGGCTGGATGCCCAAGCTGTACCTATCGTCAAGATATCCAGACCAGACTGCAAAGCACGAATATCTCGTTCTAGACTACTGAGCTCATGAACAGCCGGGAGATAGGCTGTTACTTTTTGATGAGGAAAATCCTTAGAACTGAGCAAATCTCGATACTCTCCAACAATTACGTAAGGATCTGTTGCCAGCAGATTGGCTCGTTCCTCACCCAGAATTAGTTGGAGTTTTCGAGCGAAAGTTGACTTGCCTGAAGCACCAATGACCGTAAATACGCAGGGTATGTTTTTGGTCGTCTGACAGATATGCTGTCAATCTTTCCAGCAATTTTTCTTCATCAGACATAGTTTATCCTTTCAAATAAAATTTCTTAAAAATTCCTCTTGGATCGATTGTAGCCGTAACGCTCGACAAAGTCTTCACGAAATTCTAGTAAATTATCATCTAAAATAGCTTGACGAACCTTTTTCATCAGATTAACCAAGAAATAAAGATTATGATAGCTAGTTAGACGCAAGCCAAATGTTTCATCAGCTTTTAGTAAATGACGAATATAGGCTCGTGTGTAATTTTTACACGTATAACAATCGCAATCATGGTCTAGTGGTGTAAAATCTTCTGCAAACTGAGCATTCTTAATCACCAAACGTCCTTCGCTGGTCATACAGGTACCGTTTCTGGCAATCCGAGTTGGCAGGACGCAATCAAACATATCAACGCCCCGAATCACACCGTCTATCAAACTATCCGGCGCTCCAACTCCCATGAGATAGCGAGGTTTGCTTTCGGGCAGCATAGGCGTTGTGAAGTCTAGCACTGCATTCATCTCTTCGTGAGACTCTCCGACAGCTAGCCCACCGATAGAATAACCTGGAAAATCCATGCTGACCAAATCATGCGCCGATTGACGACGCAGATCTTCAAAACCAGCTCCCTGCACAATCCCAAAGAGTCCTTGATCGTGAGAGCGACTGTGAGCTTTAAGCCCACGCTCTGCCCAGCGACTCGTCCGCTCAATGGATTTCTTGACATAATCATATGGTTGGTAGAACTGCGGGCATTCATCAAAAGACATCATGATGTCACTTCCCAGATTGTTCTGAATAGAAATCGCTTTTTCTGGCGACAAAAACATCTTAGAGCCGTTTAGGTGATTTTTAAAGGTCACACCCTCTTCTGTGATATTGCGGCTGTCTGCCAAGGAATAAACCTGAAAACCTCCGCTATCCGTTAGAATAGCTTGATCCCAGTTCATGAACTTGTGCAGCCCACCCGCACGAGCAATCAGCTCATTACCTGGTCGCAACCAGAGATGGTAAGTATTGGCCAAGATGATACCAGAGCCCATTTGCTTGAGCTCCTCAGGAGACTGAGTCTTGACCGTAGCCTGAGTGCCGACCGGCATAAACATAGGTGTTGGAAAGGTGCCATGAGGTGTGATAATCTCTCCCAAGCGAGCACCTGTGTGCTTTTCTTTTTTAATCAAACGATACTGAATCGGTGAATCTGACATTTTTACCTCCGATGCTGGGAAAAACAGTCCCAGATCTTCATTCTATAGTGTGTGAGTTTCACTTGCTCACAACATCCTGTATGATTTTATCAAAAAAAAGAGGAAAGATAAAGCAGTAATTTTTTCAAAAGGTTTTCTGCTAGCTATGATTAACTTGACTCCAAAATATGGTATAATATGTTTCAAATTAGGAGGCAAATATGAATTTAAGTGAATTGCGGGCAGAGGCTCGTCGTATCCAACGTCAAACCAAAGGTATCTATGCACTCTTTTTAGTACCAATTCTAACGGCGATTATTTCCGTTGTTTACAATTATTCTTCAGATACCTTTCCCAATAATATCTTACAATATGGCATTCAAAAGACGATTATCCACGGAATCAATCGTTCTCTTTTCCCAATCGCGATTAGTTTTATCGTATCTTTCTTTTTGACGGCTGCTTTTTGGACCTTACTGGAAGTCATTCGTGGAAAACGGCAAGAGGTGCATTTTACAGATTCAGTTCGGACTTTTGATAGTAAAGTAATTGGTCCTGTTTTCATGACACTTTTGCTCAAACGTGTATTACTATTTCTGTGGAATATTTTCGTCTGGATTGGAAGCGGCATGATGATTCTGGCTAGTTTTAGTGTCATAAAACTCCTCCCCAATTCTCAAGCTCTCTCACAAAATACTGCACTTCAAACAACTGTTGGGACATTGTTACTTTATATTCTAATCGGTTTTATTTTGATGGTAATCGGTATTATTATTGCACTTCCTCAATATTACGCTTATTCGCAAGTAGAATTTATTCTTTGTGACACATTAGAAAACCAGAGCTATGAGAGCGCCTTTAAAATCATCCGTGCAAGTCGCCAAATGATGAAAGGTTATAAAGGAAAGCGATTTGTTCTTGATTTAACCTTTATCGGTTGGTACTTACTAAGCGCTATTACTTTTGGCATTGCTTCCATTTACGTTTATCCTTACGTTTATACAGCTCAATCTCTTTTCTATGAAGCTGTGCTAAAAGAACAAGATCAGACTCCAATTTTTTATTAATTTCTTGTGTGAAACAATTGGCAATCCAACAAAAGACTTGAATAAACTGTTCAGGTCTTTTGAGTTGTATCCATTTTTCGTAAAGTGATTCCGCTAAAGTGTTCTATTGCAAACTTTACATGAAAAAAGCCACCAATGGGTGACTTTTATTAGGGAGATTATTATGAAAAAGTTTAGGATTTCTATCAAATAAAGTTAGGAGGTCTTCATTTGATAAACATAGTATAACCAAGTTAACTTAAATCAACCTTAATTTTTTATAACAAATTGATATTTTTTGAAATTTTTTGAAAAGCATCTTCCAGCGAAACCTGATCTGTAAATATCGCTTCCTCCCAACCCAAAAAATCACATTCTTTCCACCAACGTTTCATATCAGCTGGACTAAAGTCTGCTTTCTTGTTCCTCGTTTGGTGACGGCGAACTGTCTCTTCAAACGTTAAATCATAATAGTAAGACAGAACTTTTGAATAAAAGAGAGTATGCAATTTTTCTAGCATTTGCCCATAAATATCTGTTTCATAAAAACCTTCAACGATAACCAACAAATCTCGCTCATAGCCATAGCGGGCGATCGTTTCTGTCAAAGAGATTGATAGATTGCTCGGCTTGACCTTTTCTTTCAGCATATCACGATGAACGATATCTTGTGAGATGAGCAGCGTCTTTCGACCATAGTATTCTTGCAATTTCTTTGCCAAACTCGTTTTTCCTGAACCAGAATTACCTCTGATAATCACCAATGTTGCCATTTATTCTCCAAAAATTAGACGGGTGTGCTCCTGCTTGATACAGCGATCCATGACAATATCATCCCGACCAGCTGCCCGCAGAATCTGCTCCGCTTCTTCATTCTCCAGACCCAACTGCGCCCAGAAAATTGTAGCATCTGCTTCCAGAAAATCACGCGCCACATCTGGCAAAAATTCACTGCGACGATAAATATCTACAATGTCAATAGAAAAAGGAATGTCCTTTAGACTGGCATACACAGTCTCGCCTAGAATTTTCCTACCAGCTGCTCGTGGATTAATCGGAATAATCCGATAGCCTCTCTCTTGCATCTCTTTGGATACACGATGGCTAGTTGCCTCCTCACGATCCGACAAGCCAACAACCGCAATCACCTTGCTATTTTTTAAATACTGTTTGATAACCCCATCGCTGGGATTTTGGAAATGATAGGTCATAAAATTTTCTCCGTAATCTTTCATGTATCGTGAGCCATACCGTCCCTTTTTGAACCAGAAACACAAATATTTTATAAAGTTGATGTATTTGCCTTGAAAGTTTCTGATCTGAACTGAACACAGCTAAAAAATCAGAATGATATAGCTCTTTGGGGGACTTTTGATTCTACTTCGCTTCATACCAGGTTTTGCCAGCACTTTCGTCCGCTTTCAAGGGTACAACAAGTTCAATGGCAGATTCCATGATGTCTTTGACCAGCGTTTTGATAGCGGTCAGTTCGTTTTCAGGTACTTCCAGCACAATTTCGTCATGAACTTGCAGCAACATCCTAGTTTTAAAATTCCTATCTGTCAGAGCTTGATCCAGCCGAATCATAGCAATTTTGAGAATATCAGCTGCACTGCCCTGAATGGGCGAATTGATTGCTGTTCGTTCTGCAAATCCTCGGACATTGAAATTACGAGAATTAATATCTGGAATCTCCCGACGACGGTGGAAGAGAGTTTCTACATAGCCTTTATCTCGAGCCTCTCGTACCACATTTTCCATATAATTCTTAATTCCAGGATAGCGTTCAAAATAAGTATCAATATAAGATTTAGCTTCTTTACGGCTAATCCCCAGATTGTTGGCAAGTCCAAAATCAGAAATCCCGTAAACAACACCAAAGTTGACAGCTTTAGCATTACGGCGATCATTTGGTGTCACATCCTCTGGCTTTTCAATACCAAAAACCCGCATAGCTGTCGAAGTGTGAATATCAGCTCCATGTCTGAATGCTTCAATTAAATGTTCATCACCCGAAATATGCGCCAAAACGCGCAGCTCAATTTGTGAGTAGTCGGAACTGAGCAAGACACTATCCTTCCACTCCGGCACAAAAGCTTTCCGAATTAAGCGTCCTTGCTCCAAACGAATTGGAATATTTTGCAGATTGGGATCCACGCTAGATAGTCTTCCTGTCTGGGTCAAATCTTGAAGATAGCGAGTATGAATCCTTCCGTCTGCTAAAATCCAATCCTGTAGCCCCATGACATAGGTTGATTGAATCTTAGCAATTTGCCGATAGTCCAGAATTTTTTCCACAATTGGCGCGATTGGTGCCAAACGTTCTAAGACATCCACGGCTGTAGAATAGCCCGTTTTGGTTTTCTTCGTGAAAGATGTTGGCAGACCTAATTTTTCAAAGAGAATGCCCCCCAACTGTTTAGGCGAATTGATATTAAACTCTTCCCCTGCTAAGTCATAAATTTCCTGAGTTAGTCGAGCTAAAACTTCCTCATTTTCAGTCTGCATCGTTTGCAATGTTTCGCGCTCTACCTTGATACCAGCAATTTCCATCTTAGCAAGGACAAAAGCTAGCGGCTGCTCCATTTCGTACAGGAGATTAAGTTGATCGTGCTGACGTAGCAAGTCCGTCATAGGTTGTTCTGTTTCAACAAGAACTGTGACTTTTTTGGCTAGATGACTCAATAAAATAGCTTTTTCAGGCAATGCCCGCTTAGCTCCTTTTCCATAAACCACTTCATCTTCAACGAGTCTAGTCTTGCCATAAAGATTAGCAATCGTTGCAATTTCATTGTTATCAACGGTCGAAAGAAGGTACTTAGCTAAACGACTATCAAACGCTGGTTGCGAAAGCTCAATGCCTAAGCGACTGAGTAAGACTTTAGAGCGTTTAAAGTCATAAACCTTCAAGGCTGTATTCCCCAGAAATTCTTTGAAAACCGGCTGCTGCAAAAGACTGATGTCCTGACTGGCATAAATCTGCTGTGAATTTCCCCAAGCAAAGCCAACCATCTCGTCTATGTGGTAATTGTCCCCCAACATTTCAAAGTAGAAAAAACCGTCTGCACTGAGCATTTCTGGACAAACTTCCGTCACTTCTTCAAAAGTAATGTCAGTCGTTTCCTCTGGATCTATCTCTGCTTCTAGCGCTTGCTTAAATTGTTTAAAGCCCATCTCGTCATAGAACTTGCTCAGGGTCTCTATCTGCGGACCCTTATAAACCAAATCATCCAGCCCGATTTCAATCGGAGCCTGAGTGTTAATAGTCACCAAAGTCTTGGACAAGAAGGCTTGTTCCTTGTCATTGATCAGATTTTCCTTCATCTTGGAAGCCTTGAGCTGGTCGATATTTTCATAGAGATTTTCTAGGGAACCATACTCCAAGAGGAGCTTGAGGCCGGTTTTCTCGCCAATCTTGGTCACGCCGGGGATATTGTCCGACTGATCGCCCATCAGCGCCTTAAGGTCAATGAACTGCTCTGGCGTGATACCCATCTTTTCCATGAGGTAGGCTGGGGTAAATTCCTCAAACTCGGCCACGCCTTTCTTGGAAATTTCCACTACGGTATTATCATCCGTCAGCTGAATCAAGTCTTTATCGCCGCTGACAATGGTCACATCGTAAGGCACAGCTGTCTTTTCAGCCATCTTATCCAAGGTTCCGATGATGTCATCTGCCTCGTACTGAGCCAAGTCGTAGTAGCGGATGCCTAAGTAGTCCAGCATTTCTCGGATAAAGGGCAGCTGCTCCCGAAATTCATCCGGTGTCTTGGCCCTACCAGCCTTATAGTCGGCGTACATCTCGGTCCGGAAGGTCGTCTTGCCAGCATCAAAAGCTACCAAGATATGAGTCGGCTGCACGCGCTCCATCAAGTGATTGAGCATGAGATGGAAGCCATAAATGGCATTGGTGTGCAGACCCGATGGACTCTTGAAACGGTCGATTTGATTATAAAGCGCAAAAAAAGCGCGAAAAGCAACGGACGAACCGTCGATTAATAATAACTTGTTCTTTTTTTCCATAGGTTTATTATAACACGAAAGGCGGACAAAGACAGAAAAGGCGATGTGGAAAATAATTTACTTAAAACTCTTTTTCCAATTCTCTTTCAATAGCTTTACGCTTGCCATCTATTAGTTTATCCAAGTATATTAGCAAGTTAATGTAGTCTATATCAGCTTCAAATATTTCTTTGATCTTTTCTAAGAGTTCTTTTTCTAGTTCCAAGACCGGAACGTGACTACCAGTAAATAAATATGAATACGGACTAAAATGTATTTCTTGAAAAGACTTCTTACCAAATTCTTTCGATTTGAGCAGTTTAAATAATAGTAATCTTTGCTTACTATCTTCTATAACTTCTACACCTAGATTGACTAATCTAATTGCAAATTGCTCATTGTTTGTTTCCTCCAGCATTTCTAATATGATCTGACTGTCATTTTTTAGAATATCATCAAGCATATTGTTATAGTAGTAATATGGCCTATTTATTGCAAAGCGGATAAACTTTTTATAAATTTCTTTCTTATCTCTAAATCCATTTATAGTATGTAATACCATGTATCCTAAATTAGAGCTTCCCATTTTTAGCTCATCAATTTTCTTCAATACTTCTACCGCAAAATTAATATCATTTTCTCCTAATTTTTGAAAAAGCTTATAGGTGTGATCCTTACTGCTCCCTAAATTGATTAAATACTGAGACTTTAAATCGTTTTCTCCAATTAGATTTATTAATTTTGGCACCTCTTCTTCTCTTATAAAATCAAAAATAACAAAATTATTATTCACCGCTTTTTGTATTAACAACTCTTTTAAACTAGGATCTTTCAAAATCAATCTCTCAAAATTTAAGATTGTAAAATAACATGGTAAAGAATTAGCTTCTAGAATACTCTTTAATGTTTGTAAATCTTCATTTTTTACTTTTTCAAGTTGAGTTAAATAAGCAAGCTCCCATTCATATTTTTCTAATTCTGGAGAGGATGCAATAACATACCGCATTGAACTTTTCTCAATATTTTCTAAAAAACTAATAGGAGTCCTGTTTTCAAAATGATAGTTTGATTTAAACATAGAATTTAAAAATTTTATCTTATTATCATTTTTTAATAGCAAAAACATATTAAATAGCACCAGTTCAATATTTATATCATTCATAAACAAGCTATTTTTAAATTGATTTGCAAAATTGAAAATATTTTGCAAATTGCTTGAATAGCTATTTGCAATTTGTTGTAGTTTAATTTCAGCATCATCCTCATAAAACCAAGCATGGTTAGGATTTGTTAAATTATTATATATTTTTTGTCTGTCAGAAATTATATAATCATCAAAAACAATCGGTAAGTTTTCTTTCACTTCAGCTTTATGCAAAGCATAGACTATTTTTTCTCCAATCATAGATAAGTTTTTAATGTCATTAAAAAATAATTTCCTAATATTTCTCAAATCTCCAAGGATAATATTACAATGACTTTCTGAATAGGTCAAAATTTTTCTTCTGTAATCATATAGCATTTTCTCAATATAAAATCGAGTTTCATAACTCCCTATATTATACAAATTCGCTAAAAGTTTTAGTATACTTCTATGATACTGTTTTAATTTTTCACTATCTGGGACTTTATAGCGCCCAAATGTAAATGTCTCTTCATGAGCTTCTGTTCTTTCGATTTCAATTTTAAGATACTGCTTCAAAATTGTCACGATTAATTCTTGGTTATAACTTTTTGTCAAATCAAGATTAGCAAGTTCAGAAATGGTATTTTCAGCTAAGGTATAATCAATATATTCTCTTTCTGTAACCAAACCGTAGTTTGCTTCAAGAATACTATAAACCTCAGAAATCTTATTAGGATTTTTATCAAAGTACTTTAACAATAATTGGAGAATTTGACTACAATATTTTGTCCGTGTAGTTACAAATATAATATTTAAAACTGAATCCTCAATAGATTCCTTTTTATCCTTCTGATTAATAAAATTAGTCTTTGTATAAGCCTGAGACTCTATATTATCAATTTTATTTTTAACGTGTGAAATTGCTTCTAAAGGAAGTAATACTCCAAATTGTATTAAAAACTTTTCTTTAAGTTCATCACTTTCAAAATTACTTTCATTGTAATAATATGATTTAACTGCATCAGAAACGCCTTCTAAATCACTCTCTTTCCTAATAAAATTGGAACATTGATTTAGTATTTGAACAACTCTTTGACCGTTTACTGGATATAACTCATGTAAAATTTCTAAAATTGATATTTTCTTATTAATTAAAAACTTGATAACTATATAATCATCTAATGATTGATCTGCTATCTTTACAATTTTGTCGTTATAAATATTACACAACTCTCGCTCATGAAGCTTCTCCACTGCACTCTTAAAGTCAGTA from the Streptococcus constellatus subsp. constellatus genome contains:
- the tgt gene encoding tRNA guanosine(34) transglycosylase Tgt, yielding MSDSPIQYRLIKKEKHTGARLGEIITPHGTFPTPMFMPVGTQATVKTQSPEELKQMGSGIILANTYHLWLRPGNELIARAGGLHKFMNWDQAILTDSGGFQVYSLADSRNITEEGVTFKNHLNGSKMFLSPEKAISIQNNLGSDIMMSFDECPQFYQPYDYVKKSIERTSRWAERGLKAHSRSHDQGLFGIVQGAGFEDLRRQSAHDLVSMDFPGYSIGGLAVGESHEEMNAVLDFTTPMLPESKPRYLMGVGAPDSLIDGVIRGVDMFDCVLPTRIARNGTCMTSEGRLVIKNAQFAEDFTPLDHDCDCYTCKNYTRAYIRHLLKADETFGLRLTSYHNLYFLVNLMKKVRQAILDDNLLEFREDFVERYGYNRSKRNF
- a CDS encoding acyltransferase family protein produces the protein MRIKWFSMVRVTGLLLVLLYHFFQKLFPGGFLGVDVFFTFSGFLITALLIDEFSQSKKIELLAFFRRRFYRIVPPVIVMVLVVMPFTFLIRRDFVAGIGTQVAAVMGFVTNFYEMMTGGSYEAQFIPHLFVHNWSLAVEVHYYLLWGLAIWFLAQYCKTAGQLRGSIFLLSSFGLLISFLSMFIGSLLGLSFSELYFSTWTHIYPFFVGSILATLTGIKQMTGLLKKIIRSWSLREACLVFAAGAGLLGVMMLWVKFDSLFTYLLGFLLASLSAAAMILATRILHEKTPDLKEPLVLTVIADTSYGVYLFHWPFYTIFSQLMGNLPAVMLTSLLSLAFAGLSFYVIEPIIAGKSPAFLGWDLHFTQLKKVLAMSSVGLLLISLLAIGLAPKIGAFETDMLVNGLHQADTKLNRTKSLAEKGEASSYNIADGVTIIGDSVTLRASTPLKEVLPDAQVDAQGSRNTAQAREIMSNNAAAGGLLKTVVVATGVNIVFNYEEELNELVKTLPKGHRLILVTPYDGNSDKYDNPVAEKHAQYARELAKKYAYVTIADWNTTAKQHPEIWVGSDHIHFGEDADTIAAGGRLYAQEIQKAVTKAADGPVKHK
- a CDS encoding CoA-binding protein, whose product is MTYHFQNPSDGVIKQYLKNSKVIAVVGLSDREEATSHRVSKEMQERGYRIIPINPRAAGRKILGETVYASLKDIPFSIDIVDIYRRSEFLPDVARDFLEADATIFWAQLGLENEEAEQILRAAGRDDIVMDRCIKQEHTRLIFGE
- a CDS encoding kinase, translated to MATLVIIRGNSGSGKTSLAKKLQEYYGRKTLLISQDIVHRDMLKEKVKPSNLSISLTETIARYGYERDLLVIVEGFYETDIYGQMLEKLHTLFYSKVLSYYYDLTFEETVRRHQTRNKKADFSPADMKRWWKECDFLGWEEAIFTDQVSLEDAFQKISKNINLL
- the polA gene encoding DNA polymerase I, which codes for MEKKNKLLLIDGSSVAFRAFFALYNQIDRFKSPSGLHTNAIYGFHLMLNHLMERVQPTHILVAFDAGKTTFRTEMYADYKAGRAKTPDEFREQLPFIREMLDYLGIRYYDLAQYEADDIIGTLDKMAEKTAVPYDVTIVSGDKDLIQLTDDNTVVEISKKGVAEFEEFTPAYLMEKMGITPEQFIDLKALMGDQSDNIPGVTKIGEKTGLKLLLEYGSLENLYENIDQLKASKMKENLINDKEQAFLSKTLVTINTQAPIEIGLDDLVYKGPQIETLSKFYDEMGFKQFKQALEAEIDPEETTDITFEEVTEVCPEMLSADGFFYFEMLGDNYHIDEMVGFAWGNSQQIYASQDISLLQQPVFKEFLGNTALKVYDFKRSKVLLSRLGIELSQPAFDSRLAKYLLSTVDNNEIATIANLYGKTRLVEDEVVYGKGAKRALPEKAILLSHLAKKVTVLVETEQPMTDLLRQHDQLNLLYEMEQPLAFVLAKMEIAGIKVERETLQTMQTENEEVLARLTQEIYDLAGEEFNINSPKQLGGILFEKLGLPTSFTKKTKTGYSTAVDVLERLAPIAPIVEKILDYRQIAKIQSTYVMGLQDWILADGRIHTRYLQDLTQTGRLSSVDPNLQNIPIRLEQGRLIRKAFVPEWKDSVLLSSDYSQIELRVLAHISGDEHLIEAFRHGADIHTSTAMRVFGIEKPEDVTPNDRRNAKAVNFGVVYGISDFGLANNLGISRKEAKSYIDTYFERYPGIKNYMENVVREARDKGYVETLFHRRREIPDINSRNFNVRGFAERTAINSPIQGSAADILKIAMIRLDQALTDRNFKTRMLLQVHDEIVLEVPENELTAIKTLVKDIMESAIELVVPLKADESAGKTWYEAK
- a CDS encoding DUF975 family protein, yielding MNLSELRAEARRIQRQTKGIYALFLVPILTAIISVVYNYSSDTFPNNILQYGIQKTIIHGINRSLFPIAISFIVSFFLTAAFWTLLEVIRGKRQEVHFTDSVRTFDSKVIGPVFMTLLLKRVLLFLWNIFVWIGSGMMILASFSVIKLLPNSQALSQNTALQTTVGTLLLYILIGFILMVIGIIIALPQYYAYSQVEFILCDTLENQSYESAFKIIRASRQMMKGYKGKRFVLDLTFIGWYLLSAITFGIASIYVYPYVYTAQSLFYEAVLKEQDQTPIFY
- a CDS encoding ATP-binding protein, whose amino-acid sequence is MTLVNKFENAIKELEGGRFQKLGDAYLRRKYDFKIVSLGSQEGTDKTTKGTPDSYAEEDGKYIYIMYGTHKSVISKLEGDIQSVKEKILEENIAEDKVGRLICCHTSSNITIKQKEDLEKMAEPYQLELIGINEIANDLTKIDFQYLAKEYLSISESTEQVWSINDFIRIHDESKTNAPISNDYIGDVSEIINTIKSSEKRIFLISAKPGTGKTRLAIEICSLLDRNKYNIICVKSNNQDIYQDVKRNLNLHKENIVFIDDVNTTQNYISTLGLLNTTSNIQFILTVRDYAKKDVINNIKVYGYNNIEPELIKDDNFKELLNQFSRNDFTNKEIEHIKTISKSNPRIAVIAAKLSSSRDLTNFNDEIDILKDYYEEILNKNNIIYAEQKTLFILSYLKKIRLESLEENQEFNKLLKITDITNTDFKSAVEKLHERELCNIYNDKIVKIADQSLDDYIVIKFLINKKISILEILHELYPVNGQRVVQILNQCSNFIRKESDLEGVSDAVKSYYYNESNFESDELKEKFLIQFGVLLPLEAISHVKNKIDNIESQAYTKTNFINQKDKKESIEDSVLNIIFVTTRTKYCSQILQLLLKYFDKNPNKISEVYSILEANYGLVTEREYIDYTLAENTISELANLDLTKSYNQELIVTILKQYLKIEIERTEAHEETFTFGRYKVPDSEKLKQYHRSILKLLANLYNIGSYETRFYIEKMLYDYRRKILTYSESHCNIILGDLRNIRKLFFNDIKNLSMIGEKIVYALHKAEVKENLPIVFDDYIISDRQKIYNNLTNPNHAWFYEDDAEIKLQQIANSYSSNLQNIFNFANQFKNSLFMNDINIELVLFNMFLLLKNDNKIKFLNSMFKSNYHFENRTPISFLENIEKSSMRYVIASSPELEKYEWELAYLTQLEKVKNEDLQTLKSILEANSLPCYFTILNFERLILKDPSLKELLIQKAVNNNFVIFDFIREEEVPKLINLIGENDLKSQYLINLGSSKDHTYKLFQKLGENDINFAVEVLKKIDELKMGSSNLGYMVLHTINGFRDKKEIYKKFIRFAINRPYYYYNNMLDDILKNDSQIILEMLEETNNEQFAIRLVNLGVEVIEDSKQRLLLFKLLKSKEFGKKSFQEIHFSPYSYLFTGSHVPVLELEKELLEKIKEIFEADIDYINLLIYLDKLIDGKRKAIERELEKEF